A single genomic interval of Sceloporus undulatus isolate JIND9_A2432 ecotype Alabama chromosome 2, SceUnd_v1.1, whole genome shotgun sequence harbors:
- the ZCCHC10 gene encoding zinc finger CCHC domain-containing protein 10 isoform X1, with the protein MATPMHRLIARRQAEANKQHVRCQKCLEFGHWTYECTGKRKYLHRPSRTTEFKKALKEKENQLLQQSSGESTTERKTKKKRSKSVTSSSSSSSVSSASESSSESEDSSSSSSEDSDSDESSSSSSSSPSSSSSSSSSDFDTDSSSSSGSSSSSTDSSTDDEPPKKRKKKNNLVRC; encoded by the exons ATGGCGACTCCCATGCACCGCCTTATCGCTCGGAGGCAAGC GGAGGCAAACAAGCAACACGTAAGATGTCAGAAGTGTTTAGAATTTGGACACTGGACTTATGAATGTacagggaaaagaaaatatctgCACAGACCATCCAGaacaacagaatttaaaaaagcaCTTAAAGAGAAGGAGAATCAACTATTGCAGCAAAG CTCTGGAGAATCTACTACAGAGAGGAAGACCAAGAAAAAAAG GTCTAAAAGTGTGACAAGTTCTAGCAGTAGCAGCAGTGTCAGTTCAGCAAGTGAGTCTTCATCTGAGAGTGAAgattcctcatcttcttcttctgaagACAGTGACAGTGATGAAAGCAGTTCCagttcctcttcctccccctcttcaaGTAGTTCTTCCAGTTCTTCTGACTTTGACACGGATTCTAGTTCCTCCAgtggcagtagcagcagcagcacagacaGCAGCACAGATGATGAGCcaccaaagaaaagaaagaagaaaaacaacttgGTGCGGTGTTAG
- the ZCCHC10 gene encoding zinc finger CCHC domain-containing protein 10 isoform X2: MATPMHRLIARREANKQHVRCQKCLEFGHWTYECTGKRKYLHRPSRTTEFKKALKEKENQLLQQSSGESTTERKTKKKRSKSVTSSSSSSSVSSASESSSESEDSSSSSSEDSDSDESSSSSSSSPSSSSSSSSSDFDTDSSSSSGSSSSSTDSSTDDEPPKKRKKKNNLVRC; encoded by the exons ATGGCGACTCCCATGCACCGCCTTATCGCTCGGAG GGAGGCAAACAAGCAACACGTAAGATGTCAGAAGTGTTTAGAATTTGGACACTGGACTTATGAATGTacagggaaaagaaaatatctgCACAGACCATCCAGaacaacagaatttaaaaaagcaCTTAAAGAGAAGGAGAATCAACTATTGCAGCAAAG CTCTGGAGAATCTACTACAGAGAGGAAGACCAAGAAAAAAAG GTCTAAAAGTGTGACAAGTTCTAGCAGTAGCAGCAGTGTCAGTTCAGCAAGTGAGTCTTCATCTGAGAGTGAAgattcctcatcttcttcttctgaagACAGTGACAGTGATGAAAGCAGTTCCagttcctcttcctccccctcttcaaGTAGTTCTTCCAGTTCTTCTGACTTTGACACGGATTCTAGTTCCTCCAgtggcagtagcagcagcagcacagacaGCAGCACAGATGATGAGCcaccaaagaaaagaaagaagaaaaacaacttgGTGCGGTGTTAG
- the ZCCHC10 gene encoding zinc finger CCHC domain-containing protein 10 isoform X3, producing MSGLKYFYVFHREANKQHVRCQKCLEFGHWTYECTGKRKYLHRPSRTTEFKKALKEKENQLLQQSSGESTTERKTKKKRSKSVTSSSSSSSVSSASESSSESEDSSSSSSEDSDSDESSSSSSSSPSSSSSSSSSDFDTDSSSSSGSSSSSTDSSTDDEPPKKRKKKNNLVRC from the exons ATGTCTGGTCTGAAATATTTCTACGTATTCCATAGGGAGGCAAACAAGCAACACGTAAGATGTCAGAAGTGTTTAGAATTTGGACACTGGACTTATGAATGTacagggaaaagaaaatatctgCACAGACCATCCAGaacaacagaatttaaaaaagcaCTTAAAGAGAAGGAGAATCAACTATTGCAGCAAAG CTCTGGAGAATCTACTACAGAGAGGAAGACCAAGAAAAAAAG GTCTAAAAGTGTGACAAGTTCTAGCAGTAGCAGCAGTGTCAGTTCAGCAAGTGAGTCTTCATCTGAGAGTGAAgattcctcatcttcttcttctgaagACAGTGACAGTGATGAAAGCAGTTCCagttcctcttcctccccctcttcaaGTAGTTCTTCCAGTTCTTCTGACTTTGACACGGATTCTAGTTCCTCCAgtggcagtagcagcagcagcacagacaGCAGCACAGATGATGAGCcaccaaagaaaagaaagaagaaaaacaacttgGTGCGGTGTTAG